The DNA window ctgctcCAGCAATCACCATCTCTGGTTTGGCTAAAAttagggttgggcgatatggacaaaaatccatatctcggtatttacaggctgactggcaatacacgatatatatcttGGTATTTTCTACGAGAAAATTGTCTGCGTTATATACCTTactatgatccacctcacacagcAACTAGCAGTGCAGTGCTGTACTGCATCTGTGCTGCTGCGGTAACTTCATTCATCTCAGagtgatttagcgtagcacgtgcaacatacACGCCaatgtcacactgtagactaatgaacagacaggttaaacagaggagcagctctgtgtctctctgaatgTTGATGGAGAACTTGTAAATTAATAAGCTGAGAGGAGAGATGCGCACTGGCCCCTGTATCAATATAAAcggtgttgtctaaatttatatcttgcttaAAATGATGCTGGCTCTATCCatgctaaaatgactgtttatgtAAACGGAGGCTGATGGTGATTGTGATTTcgggggctgtttctggttaaacaaaaatgatcttactctCAAACTAAAAGGTCTGTCTGTGTAGGGAtgctttccataatgttgtcagacacttcgaacaacaatctgagcctgtcggtggcaaaaacaagcacctttACTGGACGTCTATTGACGGTGTACAAATGCCCCGAGTGGTTAAATTATAgcctgtttctgctgctgcctgctgcagccTTCTCGCTCAGTACTGAACCACtttcaaaaaaatgttgctcCCATTAGTCTGAGACAGAAACAAGGGAAAATAGgctccaggctgaaaaatattGAAGTTAACCTTTAAAAATAAggctgaatgaatgagtgataCAGagattaaaatgcatttaactGTCTCCTTGTCCCTCTCTGCCTGCCTCCAGTCTGATCCACAGCATTGCCACGCGGGTAATAAAGCTGGCCCACGCCAAATCCAGCATTGCCTTGGCCCCTGCACTGGTAGAAACGTACAGCAGACTGCTGGTCTACATGGAGATTGAGTCGCTGGGCATCAAAGGATTCATCAGTGAGTTATAGAAACATTTAAATTCAGCACCATGTTGAAAAGTTCAGATGCAAAGACCGTGCTCTGCATACCTCACTTCAGTATGGCATCATTATGTTCCCTGAAGACAAACTGTTTAGAGTCACAGGACAGAATATGTAGGAGTGTTTCAACTCCTCCAGCATGTCCCCGTCTCATCTGTATTCAGCCGTCACTGCTCGTCCACTGGGCATCATTTTGATCAGACTGGCTCTGAACATCCGTGTCTGACACTCGTCTCCTGGGGCGGCAGACACACGGTGAATAATGTGACACACTCTATCTGTTCAGGCCAGTTGCTGCCGAACGTGTTCAAGTCTCACGCGTGGGGAATCCTTCACACCTTGCTGGAGATGTTCAGCTACAGGATGCATCACATCCAGCCACACTACAGAGTCCAGCTTCTGAGTCATCTGCACAGTCTGGCTGCTGTGCCGCAGACCAACCAGAACCAGCTGCATCTCTGGTAATGTGGGCTCAACATAATTCTCTACAAGATCACTCATACTGTCTCTGCTGTCGCTGCTAGGCATGTGATGATATGAACATATCATGTCACACTTATCCTGGACAAAGTAATTGTGATTCAGGATATTATTAATGAAAATATGCTTAAATCTCTTAAAATGGCACCAAAACCGTCATTAAGAAACACTTGGAAATGATGAAAAtggtctctgtgtctctgtcctcagtgtTGAGAGCACAGCTCTGCGGTTGATCACGGCCTTGGGGAGTTCAGAGGTGCAGCCTCAGTTCACTCGCTTCCTCAACGACCCAAAGACGGTTCTGTCAGCTGAGTCTGAAGAGCTGAACCGAGCCTTGATCCTCACTCTGGCCAGAGCCACACACGTCACAGGTAACACTCACTCTGCTTTTACTCCTTTTAATTCTTCTTTTCTTCAGGTCTGTTTCCCACATCCTCCTAATTATATTACTTAAGTTTctgctttgtgtgtctgtctgtgtgtgtagattTTTTCACAGGGTCCGACTCCATCCACGGGACATGGTGTAAAGACATCCTCCAGACCATCATGAACTTCACGCCTCATAACTgggcctcacacacactgtcctgctTCCCTGCTCCACTACAGGTGCACTCGCAATGACTGACACTGACAAATTATCTCAAGTCTCGAGTCAAGTCATTATTACAGGTGTAATGACCTCcaccttctttctctctcctcctctcaggcGTTCTTCAAACAGAACAATGTTCCTCAGGAGTCTCGATTCAACCTGAAGAAGAACGTGGAAGAGGAGTACAGGAAGTGGAAGTCCATGGCCAACGAGAATGACATCATTACCCACTTCTCCATGCAGGGCTCACCCCCGCTGTTCCTCTGTCTGCTGTGGAAGATGCTGCTGGAGACGGACCACATCAACCAGATAGGCTTCAGGTTTGGTGCCATTTTATATCTCTACAGATGCACTTTTACAGAATCCACACCACTGTATGAAAATTGACAGTTATCGTACCGTACACATTCGGTAttgaaccccccccccacacacacacacacacacactcatgcagtGGAGAAAATGTCAGAGAGAAGCAGGGCTCATGTCACCAGTCTCCATCCCCtgctgaaaaacaaattaaaatcagCAGCGTGGGATTACTCTGGATAGCCAAAAAATGAATAGAGCTTGTCCTCGAGGACGGATATCCAGTTTGCAAAGTATATGTCTCACATAAGTCTGATCCCTTAGGGAAAAAATACGTGAACGTTCATAAAATCCGGCATCAAAGTCATTTTCcacatcatcttttttccctgtttgagtTTTtcccttatctgctgtgagggtccaaggacagagggatgctgtACGCTCTAAAGCCCTCTCAGACAAATTGTTTTTTgggatattgggctttataactaaaattgaattgaaatccTGCCTTGttttctcacggcagcatttacaagcggaccagataaaatgcttgCGTGAGAAAGcggctcttgattggtcagaatttccatgtaggaaaaatccaggaagtaaacaaaacgttgaagaagagtacatttgcaagataaatgtgacactttctaatgtccaggttggaacacgttctcaccacaaacgaatcGCACcaaagttcatttgtaaccgggctgagaccacctcttcaacaGGGTCTCGGctcggttgttttggtgcacctgagtgtgattgctgtgttcacacctgcccaaacgaccagcacttagggggcaaacgaacagACAGTTACCATATTGTGAAAATGTCACACTGTCACAGCCCTGTTTTCACACAAACATCCAGTAACAGACACACGAAAATTAAAACTTTTCCATGTTTAATTTTGGAGCACCAGATGAAGTAATTAGAGTTGATTCTGAtcagcaaaaaaaatatattaaaatgtcaaattaaaaacaaatctcaGTGAACTGACTTAAATTAATTACAGCACGTTCCCATCATTACCACATTCTTCCACGTTACAGCGTCCCTGACACCACAGAGCGTGTTTTGATGAAGCATGTGGTAATGATGCGTCTCACCACTGATGTTctggcatttttaatgtacactAATTGGTCCCAAGTCTCTAAACAACATCTGTGACTAATTAATCCAGTGGGAGTACACAGTGTTGTTTTAGGATGATGTTCTAACTGCAGCCTGATTTTGTGTCCCTCAGGGTCCTGGAGCGTATTGGTGCTCGTGCACTGGTGGCTCACGTGCGAACATTCGCAGACTTCCTCGTCTACGAGTTCTCAACATCAGCTGGCGGACAGCAGCTCAACAAGTGTATTGAAATACTGAACGACATGGTGTGGAAGTACAACATCGTCACCCTGGACAGACTCATTCTGTGTCTGGTGAGGAGACACGTGCATACAGACAAATATAATATACTATAAAACAAGGTCTGTGTGTCTtacctttcttcttctctttgtcCAGGCGATGCGCAGCCACGAGGGCAACGAGGCTCAGGTGTGTTACTTCATCAtccaactgctgctgctgaagcccAACGACTTCAGGAACAGGGTCAACGATTTTGTCAAGGAGAACGCTCCCGAGCACTGGCTGCAGAGCGACTGGCACAACAAGCACATGAGCTACCACAaggtacaaagaaaaaaacacctcaGTATAAAGTTCCTCTTGATAAGCAGTGGTGCAGTGTGTATGTCTAGGACCTTTATTGTGAAAGTTCGTTTGCAGGCCTTGGTTCAGACAACAGAGCCTCCATGTTAATATTTTCTTACCCTCAGAAGTATTGGTGCAACTCAATCCTCAGCTATACATTAGCCTAACAGGAGCCAACAGCAGACTGGCGGCAAGTGATATTTTAGCAGGTCAGCTGATGTCTCACACCATAAACGGTGCCGCAAAGCTAGGATCCCTCAAGATGATCAGCTCATGGCTCCATTTAgatacacaaaaaaacatctgtagtgtgtgtctgtgaaacTCCGACACTGAcaggagaggagcagcagagcagagcgcCCCTGAATAACACCAAAACATAGCATTTTATGACATGactattttggtacaaacatttaccCACCAGTGTGGCGGGTAGCCCGCTGAGATTTACTCGCCAAACGGAAAATCTACCTGCATTTTGTGCTTGACAGGTGTTTTTTTGGACCCTGCTGAGGGGCTTACGTAACTGTAAGAGGGTTTGAATTTTTATGACTCACCTATTTGAACTTTATTCAGGCTTAAAGTTATGAATAATTAAGGGTGTTGCCACTTTGAGTGACTGGTCGCTACCTTGGTAACAACTCCatggaggtccgcgcggactaaAAGCGaatgtccgcaagccctgtgtgcgcaaagctcagattttacgaccgcacggactccgctccgcgcaccagtgtacacaaaagactgctcggtatgtatttttcacatcgccaTGACAGAAACGTGCAAGAATTGGGGGTAATGTAGtgtttcacggacatttttgcAGGAAACTACAATGCGATCGACcatgcggacattcctcgcggagtccgctaCGCTTATAGTGCACCcaagtctgtgagcaccttaaattaaaacccttggcgcacactgcagcacaatcaaacagatgcaCATGTTCAAAAGCTTCTGAAACTGACACACATATTTGACCACACTAACagactgtaaatgcaccatgctaaccaagctagcagctagtgttgGGGTTATCTCCACCTTCTTGTCCAAATATTgacacttttggctccaaaaatccaagatatAAAGGTCAGAAccccaaactcaaggcttcagaacaggagtccacaaaccagtgggtgacgtcacggtgtctttgttccttatttttatacaacttGTGGTctgcagtcataaatgtttgttgttctcCAGAAATACCCAGAGAAGCTGTACTTTGAGGGACTCGCGGACCAAGTCAACCCTCCCATGCAGCTCCAGCCTCAGTACCTGCCCATCTACTTTGGCAACGTTTGCCTGCGCTTCCTGCCCGTCTTTGACATCGTCATCCACCGCTTCCTGGAGCTACTTCCTGTCTCCAAGTCTCTGGAAACACTGCTGGACCATCTGGGGGGGCTGTACAAGTTCCACGGTGAGTAAAGGTGTCTTAAAACTATGAGGACCGTGtggatgaaagaaaaacagcGATAAATCACATGTGAATGAGATGCATCGACGGTGGTTTGTGCACACTGATGTGTAtttcctgctgtttgtgtgcagaCCGCCCAGTCACCTACCTGTACAACACACTCCACTACTACGAGCGACACCTGAGAGACAGAACCAACCTGAAGAGAAAACTGGTGCACGCCATCATGTCTTCACTGAAGGTAGGCAGAGGGACATCAAGGACAACTTATTGTTTATTAAAACCGTTCATCTGCAGTCGTCTTTTGTTGGTCTCAAGGTTTATACGTGTCATTACGAgtcttatttcattttataggcACCAGTTATATTTAAGGTATATTGTTTTATAGGACAATCGCACCCCAGGTTGGTGCCTGAGTGAAACCTACCTGAAGTTCGGCATGAACCCCCGAGAGGACAACCCGTGGATCCCTGATGACACCTACTACTGCAAGCTGATTGGACGCCTGGTGGACAATATCCTTCATTAGCCTCCGTCTGTATGTAGATGGATCTGTCACTGCTGTCTCCAGTCGACCCTGAGTCTGGCTAATGAAAAGTCCCAGGCTTCTGGGGCTCCTCAATAATATATTTACCTCAGCGCCAGTACTTCTAGTGTCCCTTAACACCTCTTAGCTTTAAAGACAGATAGAAAGTACTTTTCAAAATGTAGTTAACTTGATCTCTGGTCATTTTATTGCAGCCAGTGTAGCTGTTACACTGAGTGCCTTCTGTATTTATGCCCCTGAGGTGTGGAACTCACTGCCTCTAGATATTAGAAGCCCTTTTGGTATttcacattgcaagtagttgcctgtttgaCCTCGTTTGGGCTGCCTGTTTGTATGAACGGTGCTGTATACATTAAGTTCAGGTGGAGAAGACAACAGGATAACAGCGGCTGTTAGATTGTTATGAGCGTGTAATAAAACAGGGAAACATCACACATTCATGCCCCTGTTGAATCTTGTTTCCTCCAGTCATCGTTAGCCTCCTTAACTCCTTCTCACCCATGGCTGGAAAGTCACCTGGTCCCTTCCCCAACTGTGACTGGAGGTTCAATGAGTTCCCCAACCCTGCGGCCCACGCCCTGCACGTCACCTGCGTGGAGCTGATGGCTTTGGCCGTGCCGGGAAAAGATGTCGGCAACGCTCTGCTCAACGTTGTGTTGAAAAGGTACGACAGGCTTTATGTTGACTTTATGTGTTACTGCAGTATGTTCTGTATGAAGAGTCTGATAAGAATTATTGATTATGTTTTAGCCAACCTCTGGTTCCCAGAGAGAACATCACAGCTTGGATGAACGCCATTGGACTTGTGATAACCGCACTTCCTGTAAGAACACTCACAAAATATCGCAATTGTTTATGATTTGATGAATTCACTTAAAGTTTATTCAACATGACcacctccatctcctctcctccaggaGCCCTACTGGATCGTCCTCCACGACCGCATTGTGTCCGTGATCAGCTCTCCAGCGCTGACGTCAGAGACAGAGTGGGCGGGGTATCCCTTCGCCTTGCTGGACTTCACAGCCTGCCACCAGAGCTACAGCGAAATGAACTGCAGTTACGTGCTGGCATTAGCACACGCTGTGTGGCATCACTCATCCATCGGACAACTGTCTCTGATCCCCAAGTAAGGAAGTCTTCCTCACTCTGTCTTTATACTCTCCCTTCACATTATCATGTCCTTTTTTGTGCCCTCTAGGCCATGTTTAATTAATGGTTGTCATAATAATTTGTGTCTGTAGGTTCCTGTCAGAGACTCTGAAGCCTGTCGTCCAGACAGAGTTCCAGTTGCTGTACGTGTATCATCTGGTGGGGCCGTTCCTGCAGCGCTTCCAGCAAGAGAGGACACGATGCATGTTGGAGGTACACAAACGTTTGACCATAGATTCCAAgtgtaataattataattaaaacacataaaaaaatgaacactAATGTTCCCtctaaagggccagtgtgtaatatttggcctggtttattgtcaaatctgaatctgaatattctacccattaatatgttatacaagtgtataatcgctataaaataaaattcgggTCCCCACTTGATACTGTAAACGAGAATGTGTGTacggcgtgtgtgtgtgttacgctagaagagtcagcgtttgggacagagtcttttaccccctggagtgttaccggagtttttggagtgctcaaataaactggcctttttcccgaacgctcctctggtctcctgctcgtgagggattcattacactatcgtaacatggtttagatttctaaataaacattcacctcgtcgctagatagacctactcctggaAAACTCGTGTCtacgcaaggctttttgtccctacgaggccaccgtcatttacccgacgggaggggtgagcgagtgagccctgcaatctagaatttgaccactgatgtcactgttttcaacccattctacacactggccctttaactaaAGTTTAATGCTTTCCTTACACCAAACAACTTTTCAGTCAATTAACTGTCGCAGATAAAATcagacatgtttaatattattttaagttttgctcttggctcatgcaaatagtTAAGTTCAGTGACTTGAACATGagcccttcacacacacacgcacgcacgcacgcacacacacacgcagatccCACGTCAGGGCCACAACGATTTCCTTTAGTTTGCTGGCTttgtttttatacagaacaAAACTATGCAACCATAACAACGTTCCagtgtgattttagatagcaCGCTGGCCTTCCTGAAGCCAAAGAGGTGTGACGTGTAACGTACGCATAGGGCAGCGCTTTTTTAACAATTACTATCATTTACAATCATTTACCGCCCCTGTTATACGGAGGTTGATCTCATcttctgctcggagggtaaggagctcctggacctcattgtctccccaatttgcagacatttttggttACTATTCTtgttgagttagctgctaactgctgctagctgctttttaaatctccccaTGGTTGATCGTACACAACACatcgtcaaaatgtcacacccatcctgtcctgctggctgtcccatttaCACAGACGTTAATCCAGCACTGTTACTACCCTTTGCTGCTGGCTTCTGCAGCTGTACCTTTTATACTGAATGGCGCGGTGGAATAATGGCATTATATTCCTGGGTTGAACAGGTGATGCAAAAGGGCTACAATTAACAGCTGCACTCTCTTTggcaccaaacaaacaaaaattagcAAAGAGTAGACTGGGTAGACtgtaaacatggagggggctCTATGGATGTGAACAAGTGTCAGTTCTCTTGTActgaggagaaactggtggagctgCAGAGCAACTGACTAGCAATTAATTTTTGAAACTGTTAGCCTCTAATTCCCACGGTCACCTCCCATTAAAATAGTGCAGCAAACCAACAGAGGCTGGTAACAAATTGAGgagacaaaatccaaaatgtagaGTTTGTACACGAAGACAGTTTTATCTTTATAGATTATATTGATGCTGAattgacaagaacactgttgaCATGACGTCTCTTATCTACTGTTTCTAGAGTCATGTGCTTTTCTGGACACATAAGGAATTCTTGATTTGTCATATTTCCTAAAGGGAGTTTGGCGTAATATTTCCCACCAGGAGCAGAACAGGAAATAATCTTGAAACTAGTGAATCTGCAACATCTCTAGTCTTCACctgtgagagggtgtcagatttagcgtgtatttgtgtgtttcagattGGTGTGGCCTTCTATGAGATGCTCCAGGCGGTGGACCAAAGCTGCCAACATCTCAGCTACATGGACCCCATCTGTGACTTCCTCTATCACATCAAATACATGTACACAGGAGACAGCGTGAAGGAGCAGGTAAGAGTCTtttattaaaacagaaaattaacCATAAATCTGACCGTACAgcatttaaaagcttttttttaaacagcagcagacaataacaaactgacagaaaaactaaaaatgGAGGTTTTTGTCACCGAACCTTTAACTAAGATGACATCTGTGAACTCGCAGCTGCTCAGAAGACAGTTTGGcgtttttattttccatttataGCTTGAATCTGTCACCTCCTGAACAGCAAGACAGCTCCCCGCCAGTGTCCAGACCTGACACCAGAGTTAATTAGAGGAGATGAAACTGTACTTCTATTTGTGCTCCAGGCTCAGACAAGTGTACTTGAATTGACTTTACAAGTAATTAAGTTAATAGAAAAAGCTGCCACTGAATACTGAGAgcagttttaaagggacagttcaccccaaaatcaaacagtctagattgttttggtgtgagttgctgagtgttggagatatcagctgtagagatgtctgccttctctcaaaaacaataaaactagatggcactcaacatcagtgtctcttttcagaaaccatgacctggttactcaattgtgagcagtttcacataggaaCAGGGTGGGCGCATGtcctttaaatgtcttaaatataCATTCAAAAAAGGCCTTAAAGTATTATATTCTGATTGGATGGGTCTTACATGTTCTTTTTAGTCATGTAACCGCAACATTTTACCTGGAGGGAAACACTATTTTCAACCTCTCTACGCATTTAGATCATGCTAGCCAGCCTGCTTGTTAGTTTATTTTTCCTGTGCTTACAGAGAGTATCGTTAGTGTTAATTAATCTGGCTGTTCGTTTTTAACTGACAttacttattattttatttggagTATATTTCCAATGAAGTTTGGTGTTAAATTACAGGTAAAGTGGTCTTTAAAAAGTCCTACATTTAATTTGTTAATACCCAAAGACACCCcgaggaactattttctttcgcAAACataattaatgtttacatcttgtccATGAGAAGATGCACGTGTCCTTTTGTCCACTGATATGGTTAGCAGGCGTAGTTTcgtagagagaaagagaaatgaaactgctcacaacaaggtctgtggattatctcgagtaaccaggtcatgatttc is part of the Epinephelus fuscoguttatus linkage group LG11, E.fuscoguttatus.final_Chr_v1 genome and encodes:
- the med23 gene encoding mediator of RNA polymerase II transcription subunit 23 isoform X1, which produces MALSMETQLQSIFEDVVKTEMIEEAFAGMFMDTPEDERTKLISCLGAFRQYWGTLPQESHEQCVQWIVRFIHSQHSPKRISFLHDCLAMAVETSLLPPRMVCVALISSDSLEWERTQLWALTFKLIRKIIGGVDYKGVRDLLKAVLDKIQTIPTTVSSAIVQQLLAAREVVEYILDRNACLLPAYFAVTEIRKLYPEGQLSHWLLGSLISDFVDSFRPTARINSICGRCSLLPVVNNSGAICNSWKLDPTTLRFPLRGMLPFDKDLFEPQTGLLRYVLEQPYSREMVCNMLGLNKQTLNIAQHKQRCPVLEEQLVDLVVYAMERSETEEHFDADIGGTSQLLWQHLSSQLIFFVLFQFASFPHMVLSLHQKLAGRGLIKGRDHLMWVLLQFISGSIQKNALADFLPVMKLFDLLYPEKECIPVPDINKPQSTHSFAMTCIWIHLNRKAQNDNSKLQIPIPHSLKLHHEFLQQSLRNKTLGMSDYKIALLCNAYSTNSECFTLPMGVLVETIYGNGSMRINLPGTNCMASGSVTPLPMNLLDSLTVHAKMSLIHSIATRVIKLAHAKSSIALAPALVETYSRLLVYMEIESLGIKGFISQLLPNVFKSHAWGILHTLLEMFSYRMHHIQPHYRVQLLSHLHSLAAVPQTNQNQLHLCVESTALRLITALGSSEVQPQFTRFLNDPKTVLSAESEELNRALILTLARATHVTDFFTGSDSIHGTWCKDILQTIMNFTPHNWASHTLSCFPAPLQAFFKQNNVPQESRFNLKKNVEEEYRKWKSMANENDIITHFSMQGSPPLFLCLLWKMLLETDHINQIGFRVLERIGARALVAHVRTFADFLVYEFSTSAGGQQLNKCIEILNDMVWKYNIVTLDRLILCLAMRSHEGNEAQVCYFIIQLLLLKPNDFRNRVNDFVKENAPEHWLQSDWHNKHMSYHKKYPEKLYFEGLADQVNPPMQLQPQYLPIYFGNVCLRFLPVFDIVIHRFLELLPVSKSLETLLDHLGGLYKFHDRPVTYLYNTLHYYERHLRDRTNLKRKLVHAIMSSLKDNRTPGWCLSETYLKFGMNPREDNPWIPDDTYYCKLIGRLVDTMAGKSPGPFPNCDWRFNEFPNPAAHALHVTCVELMALAVPGKDVGNALLNVVLKSQPLVPRENITAWMNAIGLVITALPEPYWIVLHDRIVSVISSPALTSETEWAGYPFALLDFTACHQSYSEMNCSYVLALAHAVWHHSSIGQLSLIPKFLSETLKPVVQTEFQLLYVYHLVGPFLQRFQQERTRCMLEIGVAFYEMLQAVDQSCQHLSYMDPICDFLYHIKYMYTGDSVKEQVEKIIMTLRPAMMLRLRFITHSSKVETSSSAAAAAAASTSAASSSSTPQPPASSLSSSSAAASPSSSQHTHTPM
- the med23 gene encoding mediator of RNA polymerase II transcription subunit 23 isoform X2, with translation MALSMETQLQSIFEDVVKTEMIEEAFAGMFMDTPEDERTKLISCLGAFRQYWGTLPQESHEQCVQWIVRFIHSQHSPKRISFLHDCLAMAVETSLLPPRMVCVALISSDSLEWERTQLWALTFKLIRKIIGGVDYKGVRDLLKAVLDKIQTIPTTVSSAIVQQLLAAREVVEYILDRNACLLPAYFAVTEIRKLYPEGQLSHWLLGSLISDFVDSFRPTARINSICGRCSLLPVVNNSGAICNSWKLDPTTLRFPLRGMLPFDKDLFEPQTGLLRYVLEQPYSREMVCNMLGLNKQHKQRCPVLEEQLVDLVVYAMERSETEEHFDADIGGTSQLLWQHLSSQLIFFVLFQFASFPHMVLSLHQKLAGRGLIKGRDHLMWVLLQFISGSIQKNALADFLPVMKLFDLLYPEKECIPVPDINKPQSTHSFAMTCIWIHLNRKAQNDNSKLQIPIPHSLKLHHEFLQQSLRNKTLGMSDYKIALLCNAYSTNSECFTLPMGVLVETIYGNGSMRINLPGTNCMASGSVTPLPMNLLDSLTVHAKMSLIHSIATRVIKLAHAKSSIALAPALVETYSRLLVYMEIESLGIKGFISQLLPNVFKSHAWGILHTLLEMFSYRMHHIQPHYRVQLLSHLHSLAAVPQTNQNQLHLCVESTALRLITALGSSEVQPQFTRFLNDPKTVLSAESEELNRALILTLARATHVTDFFTGSDSIHGTWCKDILQTIMNFTPHNWASHTLSCFPAPLQAFFKQNNVPQESRFNLKKNVEEEYRKWKSMANENDIITHFSMQGSPPLFLCLLWKMLLETDHINQIGFRVLERIGARALVAHVRTFADFLVYEFSTSAGGQQLNKCIEILNDMVWKYNIVTLDRLILCLAMRSHEGNEAQVCYFIIQLLLLKPNDFRNRVNDFVKENAPEHWLQSDWHNKHMSYHKKYPEKLYFEGLADQVNPPMQLQPQYLPIYFGNVCLRFLPVFDIVIHRFLELLPVSKSLETLLDHLGGLYKFHDRPVTYLYNTLHYYERHLRDRTNLKRKLVHAIMSSLKDNRTPGWCLSETYLKFGMNPREDNPWIPDDTYYCKLIGRLVDTMAGKSPGPFPNCDWRFNEFPNPAAHALHVTCVELMALAVPGKDVGNALLNVVLKSQPLVPRENITAWMNAIGLVITALPEPYWIVLHDRIVSVISSPALTSETEWAGYPFALLDFTACHQSYSEMNCSYVLALAHAVWHHSSIGQLSLIPKFLSETLKPVVQTEFQLLYVYHLVGPFLQRFQQERTRCMLEIGVAFYEMLQAVDQSCQHLSYMDPICDFLYHIKYMYTGDSVKEQVEKIIMTLRPAMMLRLRFITHSSKVETSSSAAAAAAASTSAASSSSTPQPPASSLSSSSAAASPSSSQHTHTPM